A stretch of the Alosa alosa isolate M-15738 ecotype Scorff River chromosome 16, AALO_Geno_1.1, whole genome shotgun sequence genome encodes the following:
- the LOC125309941 gene encoding E3 ubiquitin/ISG15 ligase TRIM25-like isoform X1 — MAAVIDLWTQEHFNCPICLDLLKDPVTLPCGHSFCMDCTTGCLNQEDQKRVYSCPQCRQTFTSRPILGRNTMLAEVVDKLRIMGLQAAPPAHCYAGPGDVECDVCTGRKRKSVKSCLVCLSSYCETHLRVHNDLNPGKKHKVIDATGNLQDLICSQHDKLLEVYCRTDQKCICVLCAMDEHKQHDTVAATTQRTVKQRQLQELMLKVQWQIQEKVKELKELRQDVKNLKISAQAVVVESERIFTEMIRSVERRHFEVIELIRDQERAEASRVEELMGKLEQEIAELKKSETDLEQLSHTEDHILFLLGFPSLSPPSESMIGDIVHVNEDLCFEVVMKNIYFLKEQIEHFCSLGVGQMSGKDFQVPTTESKTREHFLTYSSHLQLDLNTVHRNLCLGRQTTEVFYCGTVQLYPDNPERFDCWQQVLCRKGLTGRCYWEAEWSESGLWGGYTAVSYKGIHRKGGGNESRFGHNNQSWSLHHSPNKCSFLHDKTETELPPVISCSRIGVFVDHKAGILSFYCVSDTMILLHKVQTKFTQPLYPGFWVPVGSQVKLSF, encoded by the exons ATGGCTGCAGTAATAGACTTATGGACTCAGGAGCACTTCAACTGTCCGATATGCCTGGATCTGCTGAAGGATCCTGTCACTCTTCCCTGTGGACACAGTTTCTGTATGGACTGCACTACAGGCTGCTTGAATCAGGAAGATCAGAAGAGAGTCTACAGCTGCCCACAGTGCCGACAGACCTTCACTTCGAGGCCTATTCTAGGAAGAAACACAATGCTGGCTGAAGTGGTGGACAAACTGAGGATCATGGGACTCCAGGCTGCTCCTCCTGCTCACTGTTATGCTGGACCTGGAGATGTGGAGTGTGATGTTTGCACTGGGCGAAAACGAAAGTCTGTCAAGTCCTGTCTGGTCTGTCTGTCCTCTTACTGTGAAACTCACCTCAGAGTTCATAATGATCTCAACCCAGGGAAGAAACACAAAGTAATTGATGCCACTGGAAACCTACAGGATCTGATCTGCTCTCAACATGATAAATTATTGGAGGTCTATTGTCGTactgaccaaaaatgtatatgtgtgctgtgtgctatgGATGAACACAAACAACATGATACAGTTGCAGCCACTACACAGAGGACAGTGAAACAG AGACAGTTACAGGAATTGATGTTGAAAGTCCAGTGGCAAATacaagagaaagtgaaagaactCAAGGAGCTTCGACAGGATGTGAAAAATCTGAAG ATCTCTGCTCAGGCAGTAGTGGTGGAGAGTGAGAGGATCTTCACTGAAATGATCCGCTCTGTTGAGAGAAGACACTTTGAGGTGATAGAGCTGATCAGAGATCAGGAGAGGGCTGAGGCAAGTCGAGTTGAAGAACTCATGGGGAAACTGGAGCAAGAGATTGCTGAGCTGAAGAAGAGTGAGACGGACTTGGAGCAGCTTTCACATACTGAGGACCATATCCTTTTTCTACTG GgctttccatctctttctccacctTCTGAATCCATGATTGGAGATATAGTCCATGTAAATGAAGATCTGTGCTTTGAGGTGGTgatgaaaaatatttattttctcaaAGAACAAATAGAACACTTCTGCTCACTGGGAGTTGGGCAAATGTCTGGAAAAG ACTTTCAGGTTCCTACCACAGAATCCAAGACAAGAGAACATTTCTTAACTT ATTCATCCCATCTGCAACTAGACCTCAACACTGTGCACAGAAACCTTTGTCTGGGTAGACAAACAACGGAGGTCTTCTACTGCGGCACAGTCCAGTTGTACCCTGACAACCCAGAGAGATTTGACTGCTGGCAGCAGGTGCTCTGTAGAAAGGGCTTAACTGGGCGATGCTACTGGGAGGCAGAGTGGAGTGAAAGTGGCTTGTGGGGAGGTTACACTGCAGTATCTTACAAAGGCATACACAGGAAAGGAGGTGGCAATGAAAGCAGGTTTGGCCATAACAACCAGTCCTGGAGTTTGCACCACTCTCCTAACAAGTGTTCTTTCCTCCATGATAAAACTGAGACTGAACTCCCTCCAGTCATCAGCTGCTCCAGAATAGGAGTGTTTGTGGATCACAAAGCAGGAATTCTATCATTCTATTGTGTGTCTGATACAATGATTCTCCTACATAAAGTCCAGACCAAATTCACCCAACCCCTCTATCCTGGCTTTTGGGTACCAGTTGGATCACAGGTAAAGCTGTCCTTCTGA
- the LOC125309982 gene encoding monocyte chemotactic protein 1B-like — MNISAFCVCCLITICLILPAVSSTTTDCCLKQSSRQKLKANKVKTYHIQQQGGICPIHVVVFVTVRNKRICADPHRQWVKDTVRKVDERKTRRQGKGKKQGGQQARKQQAQ, encoded by the exons ATGAACATCTCTGCTTTCTGCGTTTGCTGCCTCATCACAATATGTCTCATCTTACCAGCGG TGAGCAGCACAACCACAGACTGTTGCCTCAAACAGTCCTCGAGGCAGAAACTGAAAGCCAATAAAGTGAAAACGTATCACATTCAGCAACAGGGAGGTATCTGCCCCATACATGTAGTGGT ATTTGTGACAGTGAGGAACAAGCGTATTTGTGCTGACCCTCACAGGCAATGGGTGAAGGACACCGTGAGGAAAGTGGATGAGAGGAAGACACGGAGACAGGGAAAGGGGAAAAAGCAGGGGGGTCAGCAGGCACGGAAGCAGCAGGCCCAATAG
- the LOC125309942 gene encoding E3 ubiquitin/ISG15 ligase TRIM25-like yields MAEASVVLGQDQFSCPICLDLLKDPVTLPCGHSFCMDCITGCWDQEELKGVHSCPQCRQTFTPRPVLGRNTMLAEVVDKLKIMGFQAAPPAQCYAGPGNVECDVCVGRKQMAVKSCLVCLSSYCKTHLRVHNDLNPGKRHKVVDAAGKLEDLICYRHNKLLEVFCCTDQTCICVLCVMDEHRGHDTVSAAAERVEKQKQLEESCRKTQQTIHQRHKHLQQMKEDIKSLKHCAQAAVEDSERIFTEMIRSIERRRSEVTQQIRDQEKAEVSKAEELVEKLEKEIAELKKRDAELKQLSQTEDHTSFLRSLQSLCSLTDPVDSSSNLSVCSDVSFEEVKENVSQLKDKVEDLLKYGADQIYMRAKATRQDFLTYLCQLNLNHNTAKPNLYLSDSNNEVTFKLKTLSYPDNPERFDYWPQVLCKEAVTGRCYWEAEWSPGDIDTEWGGFVAVSYKEICRKRRGQEVLFGFNKHSWSLDCWSTKCSFIHNEEVTQLGVIPSRRIGVYVDHKAGILSFYSICICDKMTLLHKVKTTFTQPLYPGFCLRYLNTKVKLCH; encoded by the exons ATGGCAGAGGCCAGTGTTGTATTGGGCCAAGACCAGTTTAGCTGTCCAATCTGTCTGGATCTACTGAAGGATCCAGTCACTCTTCCCTGTGGTCACAGTTTCTGTATGGACTGCATCACAGGCTGCTGGGATCAGGAAGAGCTGAAGGGAGTCCACAGCTGCCCACAGTGCAGACAGACCTTTACACCCAGACCAGTTCTGGGCAGGAACACAATGCTGGCTGAAGTGGTGGACAAACTGAAGATCATGGGATTCCAGGCTGCTCCTCCTGCTCAGTGTTATGCTGGACCTGGAAATGTGGAGTGTGATGTCTGTGTTGGGAGAAAACAAATGGCAGTCAAGTCCTGTCTGGTGTGTCTGTCCTCTTACTGTAAAACTCACCTCAGAGTTCATAATGATCTCAACCCAGGGAAGAGACACAAAGTGGTTGATGCTGCTGGTAAACTAGAAGATCTGATCTGCTATCGTCATAATAAACTGCTGGAGGTCTTCTGCTGCACTGATCagacatgcatatgtgtgctgtgtgtcatgGATGAACACAGAGGACATGATACAGTTTCAGCTGCGGCCGAGCGAGTTGAAAAACAG AAACAGTTAGAGGAGAGCTGCAGAAAAACCCAGCAGACAATCCATCAGAGACATAAGCACCTGCAGCAGATGAAAGAGGACATTAAGTCTCTTAAG CACTGTGCTCAGGCAGCAGTGGAGGACAGTGAGAGGATCTTTACTGAAATGATCCGCTCCATTGAGAGAAGACGCTCTGAGGTGACACAGCAGATTAGAGATCAGGAGAAGGCTGAAGTGAGTAAAGCTGAAGAACTTGTGGAGAAACTGGAGAAGGAGATTGCTGAGCTGAAGAAGAGAGATGCTGAGTTGAAGCAGCTTTCACAAACAGAGGATCATACAAGCTTTCTCCGG AGTCTTCAGTCTCTGTGTTCTTTGACTGACCCAGTGGATTCATCATCCAACCtcagtgtgtgttcagatgtgtCATTTGAAGAAGTGAAGGAGAATGTGTCTCAGTTGAAAGACAAAGTGGAAGATTTACTGAAGTATGGAGCAGACCAGATTTATATGAGAG CAAAAGCCACCAGACAAGACTTCCTAACAT ACTTATGCCAACTCAATCTAAATCACAACACAGCAAAACCAAATCTTTATTTGTCTGATAGTAATAATGAAGTCACTTTTAAACTTAAGACACTGTCATATCCTGACAATCCAGAGAGATTTGACTATTGGCCACAGGTGCTGTGTAAGGAGGCTGTAACTGGAAGATGCTACTGGGAGGCGGAGTGGAGCCCGGGTGACATAGACACGGAATGGGGAGGTTTTGTAGCAGTGTCCTACAAAGAGATCTGCAGAAAGAGACGAGGCCAAGAGGTTCTGTTTGGGTTCAACAAGCACTCTTGGAGTTTAGACTGCTGGTCCACTAAATGCTCTTTCATACACAATGAAGAGGTGACGCAACTCGGTGTTATTCCCAGCAGAAGAATTGGAGTGTATGTGGATCACAAAGCTGGAATTCTGTCTTTTTACAGCATCTGCATCTGTGACAAAATGACCCTCCTGCACAAAGTCAAGACCACATTCACTCAGCCACTCTATCCTGGTTTTTGTTTACGTTATTTAAACACAAAAGTGAAGCTATGCCATTAG
- the LOC125309941 gene encoding E3 ubiquitin/ISG15 ligase TRIM25-like isoform X2 has product MAAVIDLWTQEHFNCPICLDLLKDPVTLPCGHSFCMDCTTGCLNQEDQKRVYSCPQCRQTFTSRPILGRNTMLAEVVDKLRIMGLQAAPPAHCYAGPGDVECDVCTGRKRKSVKSCLVCLSSYCETHLRVHNDLNPGKKHKVIDATGNLQDLICSQHDKLLEVYCRTDQKCICVLCAMDEHKQHDTVAATTQRTVKQRQLQELMLKVQWQIQEKVKELKELRQDVKNLKISAQAVVVESERIFTEMIRSVERRHFEVIELIRDQERAEASRVEELMGKLEQEIAELKKSETDLEQLSHTEDHILFLLGFPSLSPPSESMIGDIVHVNEDLCFEVVMKNIYFLKEQIEHFCSLGVGQMSGKGSYHRIQDKRTFLNLFIPSATRPQHCAQKPLSG; this is encoded by the exons ATGGCTGCAGTAATAGACTTATGGACTCAGGAGCACTTCAACTGTCCGATATGCCTGGATCTGCTGAAGGATCCTGTCACTCTTCCCTGTGGACACAGTTTCTGTATGGACTGCACTACAGGCTGCTTGAATCAGGAAGATCAGAAGAGAGTCTACAGCTGCCCACAGTGCCGACAGACCTTCACTTCGAGGCCTATTCTAGGAAGAAACACAATGCTGGCTGAAGTGGTGGACAAACTGAGGATCATGGGACTCCAGGCTGCTCCTCCTGCTCACTGTTATGCTGGACCTGGAGATGTGGAGTGTGATGTTTGCACTGGGCGAAAACGAAAGTCTGTCAAGTCCTGTCTGGTCTGTCTGTCCTCTTACTGTGAAACTCACCTCAGAGTTCATAATGATCTCAACCCAGGGAAGAAACACAAAGTAATTGATGCCACTGGAAACCTACAGGATCTGATCTGCTCTCAACATGATAAATTATTGGAGGTCTATTGTCGTactgaccaaaaatgtatatgtgtgctgtgtgctatgGATGAACACAAACAACATGATACAGTTGCAGCCACTACACAGAGGACAGTGAAACAG AGACAGTTACAGGAATTGATGTTGAAAGTCCAGTGGCAAATacaagagaaagtgaaagaactCAAGGAGCTTCGACAGGATGTGAAAAATCTGAAG ATCTCTGCTCAGGCAGTAGTGGTGGAGAGTGAGAGGATCTTCACTGAAATGATCCGCTCTGTTGAGAGAAGACACTTTGAGGTGATAGAGCTGATCAGAGATCAGGAGAGGGCTGAGGCAAGTCGAGTTGAAGAACTCATGGGGAAACTGGAGCAAGAGATTGCTGAGCTGAAGAAGAGTGAGACGGACTTGGAGCAGCTTTCACATACTGAGGACCATATCCTTTTTCTACTG GgctttccatctctttctccacctTCTGAATCCATGATTGGAGATATAGTCCATGTAAATGAAGATCTGTGCTTTGAGGTGGTgatgaaaaatatttattttctcaaAGAACAAATAGAACACTTCTGCTCACTGGGAGTTGGGCAAATGTCTGGAAAAG GTTCCTACCACAGAATCCAAGACAAGAGAACATTTCTTAACTT ATTCATCCCATCTGCAACTAGACCTCAACACTGTGCACAGAAACCTTTGTCTGGGTAG
- the LOC125310032 gene encoding monocyte chemotactic protein 1B-like isoform X2: MESCLRMICLCLATGLLFATLGKGIPTPCCQKTTNTVLRQSNIVGYHRQGGVVCPVEAVVFTTVKGIRVCSSPKKPWVKKALRYIDLKKQQATTQASTVTTEVLSTNGTEPTRNATAMP, translated from the exons ATGGAAAGCTGTTTGAGAATGATTTGTCTCTGCCTTGCCACCGGGCTGCTCTTTGCCACATTGGGGAAAG GCATACCCACACCATGCTGTCAGAAGACCACCAATACAGTTCTGCGCCAGTCcaatattgtaggctaccacagGCAGGGAGGTGTAGTCTGCCCAGTTGAGGCTGTTGT GTTCACCACAGTGAAAGGTATCAGAGTGTGTTCCAGCCCTAAGAAGCCCTGGGTGAAAAAAGCACTGAGGTACATTGACTTGAAGAAACAACAGGCTACAACACAGGCTTCAACAGTGACTACAGAGGTTCTGTCCACCAATGGCACAGAGCCAACAAGGAATGCCACAGCAATGCCATAG
- the LOC125310032 gene encoding monocyte chemotactic protein 1B-like isoform X1, with the protein MESCLRMICLCLATGLLFATLGKAGIPTPCCQKTTNTVLRQSNIVGYHRQGGVVCPVEAVVFTTVKGIRVCSSPKKPWVKKALRYIDLKKQQATTQASTVTTEVLSTNGTEPTRNATAMP; encoded by the exons ATGGAAAGCTGTTTGAGAATGATTTGTCTCTGCCTTGCCACCGGGCTGCTCTTTGCCACATTGGGGAAAG CAGGCATACCCACACCATGCTGTCAGAAGACCACCAATACAGTTCTGCGCCAGTCcaatattgtaggctaccacagGCAGGGAGGTGTAGTCTGCCCAGTTGAGGCTGTTGT GTTCACCACAGTGAAAGGTATCAGAGTGTGTTCCAGCCCTAAGAAGCCCTGGGTGAAAAAAGCACTGAGGTACATTGACTTGAAGAAACAACAGGCTACAACACAGGCTTCAACAGTGACTACAGAGGTTCTGTCCACCAATGGCACAGAGCCAACAAGGAATGCCACAGCAATGCCATAG